One genomic window of Halovivax cerinus includes the following:
- the cobA gene encoding uroporphyrinogen-III C-methyltransferase has translation MSGAAGSVALVGAGPGDPDLLTVTARRRLDEADVILHDALVTDALLDTVPASADVVDVGKRAAGAGERATQDEINRLLVRLARRGRAVVRLKGGDPYVFGRGGEEAEFLAAAGVDVEVVPGVTSAVAAPAVAGIPVTHRDHASSLTVVTGHEDPTKAESALDWAALADTVAAGGTLVVLMGVGRLPEIVATLREHDLSADTPVAMVEKATWDDESTVTGTLSTIVARATDAGIEPPAVTVVGDVVAVRDRVIDRVRSARTVENARASTGVVLSDGGSR, from the coding sequence ATGAGCGGCGCCGCGGGATCGGTGGCGCTGGTCGGCGCGGGACCGGGCGACCCCGACCTCTTGACCGTGACGGCGCGCCGTCGACTCGACGAGGCGGACGTGATCCTCCACGACGCGCTGGTCACCGACGCGCTCCTCGATACCGTCCCGGCGTCGGCGGACGTCGTCGACGTCGGAAAGCGAGCGGCTGGCGCCGGCGAGCGAGCCACGCAGGACGAGATCAATCGACTGCTGGTCCGGTTGGCGAGGCGAGGCCGGGCGGTGGTTCGCCTGAAGGGTGGCGATCCGTACGTCTTCGGCCGCGGAGGCGAGGAGGCCGAGTTCCTCGCGGCCGCCGGCGTCGACGTCGAGGTCGTCCCCGGGGTGACGAGCGCCGTCGCCGCGCCGGCCGTCGCGGGCATTCCCGTCACGCACCGTGACCACGCCTCCAGCCTGACGGTCGTCACTGGCCACGAGGACCCGACCAAAGCCGAGAGCGCCCTCGACTGGGCGGCGCTGGCCGATACCGTCGCAGCGGGCGGCACGCTCGTCGTCCTCATGGGCGTCGGGCGACTGCCGGAGATCGTCGCGACCCTCCGGGAACACGACCTCTCGGCCGACACGCCGGTCGCGATGGTCGAGAAGGCGACCTGGGACGACGAGTCCACCGTCACCGGGACGCTCTCGACGATCGTGGCGCGTGCGACCGACGCCGGAATCGAACCGCCGGCGGTCACCGTCGTCGGCGACGTGGTCGCCGTCCGTGATCGGGTGATCGACCGTGTGCGATCCGCCCGAACGGTCGAGAACGCGAGGGCCAGCACCGGCGTGGTGCTGTCGGACGGAGGGTCCCGATGA
- a CDS encoding DR2241 family protein, which produces MNGRCDSSANGRCDSTASGNRTSPGSARPTSTDARPTGAGPALRPAPGEPNSRSSRAFLRWIESGGAATPTGATSRRSSPATSDREESRAGVTVRRTPSGGRVARTWGELLITASTMVDGSRTYELRNEADRDANPAALDRLDRLRDLRDRIRFDDEGEFRPLRSAPTLPTGWYCPGLDGATLARAVETVYPATITDWARECEGSLDVTHFRVTADRQTGIYDRVAALDRSALDAVVRTCCVDDACLKRRRWEYDDKESVDVPRGNGTFPCREPCSMVLERARESVVDGSSDRGVDR; this is translated from the coding sequence GTGAATGGTCGCTGTGACTCGTCGGCGAACGGTCGTTGCGACTCGACAGCGAGTGGTAATCGCACTTCCCCTGGGAGTGCTCGCCCGACGTCGACCGACGCCAGACCGACCGGAGCCGGACCGGCGCTGCGTCCTGCTCCCGGTGAGCCAAATTCCCGATCCAGTCGGGCGTTTTTGCGGTGGATCGAATCCGGTGGTGCGGCCACTCCGACGGGGGCCACGTCCCGACGGTCGTCCCCGGCGACTTCGGATCGGGAAGAATCGCGAGCGGGGGTGACCGTCCGACGGACACCGTCGGGCGGACGGGTGGCGCGCACGTGGGGCGAACTGCTGATCACCGCGTCCACGATGGTCGACGGCTCCCGAACGTACGAACTGCGCAACGAGGCCGATCGCGACGCGAACCCCGCCGCACTCGACAGGCTCGATCGTCTGCGAGACCTTCGCGATCGGATTCGCTTCGACGACGAGGGCGAATTCCGCCCGCTCCGATCGGCACCGACGCTCCCGACCGGCTGGTACTGTCCCGGTCTCGACGGGGCCACGCTGGCCCGTGCCGTCGAAACCGTCTACCCGGCGACGATCACCGACTGGGCCCGCGAGTGCGAGGGGTCGCTCGACGTCACCCACTTCCGGGTGACCGCCGACCGGCAGACGGGAATCTACGATCGGGTCGCCGCGCTCGACCGATCGGCGCTCGACGCCGTCGTCCGCACGTGCTGTGTAGACGACGCGTGTCTGAAGCGCCGGCGCTGGGAGTACGACGACAAAGAGTCCGTCGACGTCCCGCGAGGGAACGGGACGTTTCCCTGTCGCGAACCCTGCTCGATGGTTCTGGAGCGGGCGCGTGAGTCGGTCGTCGACGGCTCGTCCGACCGGGGTGTCGACCGATGA